From Streptomyces sp. NBC_01754, a single genomic window includes:
- a CDS encoding recombinase family protein, with amino-acid sequence MTPFVSAVGSEQLDTVRVAVYARQSKARPDSSEASPEAQLAAGEALAASRGWEVVHAFKDVGRSGWDPNAVRPAFEDLMSAVRAGEVDVVVVNELSRLTRKGAHDALDIDKEFKKYGVRFVSVLEPFLDTSNPIGVAIFALIAALAKQDSDIKAERLRGAKDEIKAVGGRHSSSAPYAMRAVREKIGNLVVSVLEPDEDNPEHVEIVERMIEMSFAGISDNKIATTLASEDVPAPGEAERRATDKRMQSIKKRRVSTDDSPIRWRAQTVRWILSHPAIGGFASERVKRGKAYVNVIARNEAGVPLTPHRGVIEGARWLELQERRSKRTKTNRQPGGEATPTLLSGWRFTTCGICSGSMGQSKNNGGQDYYMCANPKGHGGLSIKRDQLDDYVAGCVWARLHAADIDDEEDRGWLAEAALRFALQRDLSGVQEERRETEAHLEHVRNSIAELQADRKAGLYRGRDELTMWRATMTQYRSFEDQCTAKLEELSELTTAAIRVPSEWHEPGENPLGSGSPWAGWDVFKRREFLDLFLEGVSVGPGRDPETRKYIAVEDRVTLNWRRLESDEDHEDDEESLAAL; translated from the coding sequence TTGACCCCGTTCGTGTCGGCCGTCGGATCCGAACAACTCGACACGGTGCGAGTCGCCGTGTACGCGCGCCAGAGCAAGGCCCGCCCGGACTCGTCCGAGGCGTCCCCAGAGGCACAGCTCGCGGCCGGTGAGGCGCTGGCGGCGAGCCGGGGATGGGAGGTCGTTCACGCCTTCAAAGACGTCGGAAGGTCCGGTTGGGATCCAAACGCGGTCCGCCCGGCTTTCGAAGACCTCATGTCCGCCGTGCGCGCGGGTGAGGTCGACGTGGTGGTGGTCAACGAGCTGTCGCGGCTGACCCGCAAGGGCGCGCATGACGCGCTGGACATCGACAAGGAGTTCAAGAAGTACGGCGTTCGCTTCGTCTCCGTACTCGAACCCTTCCTAGACACGTCGAACCCGATCGGCGTCGCGATCTTCGCGCTGATCGCGGCACTCGCGAAGCAGGACAGCGACATCAAGGCGGAGCGCCTGCGCGGAGCCAAGGACGAGATCAAGGCGGTCGGTGGCCGGCACTCCAGCTCCGCCCCGTACGCGATGCGGGCTGTCCGCGAGAAGATCGGCAACCTTGTCGTGTCGGTCCTTGAGCCGGACGAGGACAACCCGGAGCACGTCGAAATCGTCGAGCGCATGATCGAGATGTCGTTCGCCGGGATCTCCGACAACAAGATCGCGACGACGCTGGCGTCAGAGGACGTACCGGCGCCCGGAGAGGCCGAACGACGAGCCACCGACAAGCGGATGCAGTCCATCAAGAAGCGCCGCGTGTCGACGGATGACAGCCCGATCCGCTGGCGAGCCCAGACAGTCCGCTGGATCCTCTCCCACCCGGCCATCGGAGGCTTCGCCAGCGAACGAGTGAAGCGGGGCAAGGCGTACGTGAACGTGATCGCCAGGAACGAGGCAGGGGTACCGCTGACGCCCCACCGGGGAGTCATCGAGGGGGCCCGGTGGTTGGAACTCCAGGAGCGGCGAAGCAAGCGCACGAAGACCAACAGGCAGCCCGGCGGCGAGGCCACGCCCACCCTCCTGAGCGGCTGGCGCTTCACAACCTGCGGGATCTGCTCGGGCTCCATGGGCCAGAGCAAGAACAACGGCGGGCAGGACTACTACATGTGCGCCAACCCCAAGGGCCACGGCGGCCTGAGCATCAAACGCGACCAGCTTGACGACTACGTGGCGGGCTGTGTCTGGGCACGGCTCCACGCTGCGGACATCGACGACGAAGAGGACAGGGGATGGCTCGCGGAGGCGGCACTCCGATTCGCCCTACAGCGTGACCTGTCCGGAGTCCAGGAGGAGCGGCGCGAGACGGAAGCGCACCTTGAGCACGTCCGGAACTCCATCGCCGAACTCCAGGCCGACCGCAAGGCGGGGCTGTACCGAGGGCGCGACGAACTGACCATGTGGCGCGCGACAATGACGCAATACCGGAGCTTCGAGGACCAGTGCACGGCCAAGTTGGAAGAACTGAGCGAGCTGACCACCGCAGCGATCAGGGTTCCGTCGGAATGGCATGAACCGGGGGAGAACCCGCTGGGCTCTGGTTCCCCGTGGGCTGGGTGGGACGTGTTCAAGCGCCGCGAGTTCCTCGACCTCTTCCTTGAGGGCGTCTCCGTCGGCCCTGGCCGGGACCCTGAGACCCGGAAGTACATCGCGGTCGAGGACCGGGTGACGCTGAACTGGCGTCGCCTTGAGTCGGATGAGGACCACGAGGACGACGAGGAATCGCTGGCTGCCCTCTGA
- a CDS encoding IS630 family transposase, translated as MPGPKPLSLELSDHERRVLRGWLRKQTASQALVLRSRIVLACAEGRPNAQVAQDLGVSRETARKWRARFAADRLEGLVDRPRSGAPRKITDEQVEALVTRTLDQAPPTGDSHWSTRSMAEAAGMSQSAVSRIWRAFGLKPHIVETWKLSTDPQFVTKVRDVVGIYLSPPENALVLAVDEKSQIQALDRTQPVLPMAPATPAKMTHDYVRHGTTSLFAALDIASGSVIAQHYRRHRHQEFLRFLKVIDAAVPKNLELHLILDNYATHKTEPVKKWLLRHPRFHLHFTPTSASWLNLVERWFAELTCRKLRRSAHRSVVELERDIRRWINEWNKNPKPFIWTKTADDILDTLAAYCTRINDSGH; from the coding sequence ATGCCTGGTCCGAAGCCGCTGTCGCTGGAGTTGTCCGATCACGAACGCCGGGTGCTGCGGGGCTGGTTGCGCAAGCAGACGGCGTCTCAGGCGTTGGTGCTGCGGTCGAGGATCGTGCTGGCGTGCGCGGAGGGCCGGCCAAACGCGCAGGTCGCGCAGGATCTCGGTGTCTCGCGGGAGACCGCACGCAAGTGGCGGGCCCGGTTCGCCGCGGACCGGCTGGAGGGCCTGGTGGACCGGCCCCGTTCGGGGGCGCCGCGAAAGATCACGGACGAGCAGGTCGAGGCGCTGGTCACCAGGACCCTGGATCAGGCGCCGCCGACGGGTGATTCGCACTGGTCGACGCGTTCGATGGCCGAGGCCGCAGGAATGTCGCAGTCGGCCGTCTCGCGGATCTGGCGGGCCTTCGGCCTCAAGCCGCACATCGTGGAGACCTGGAAGCTGTCGACCGACCCGCAGTTCGTGACCAAAGTCCGCGACGTGGTGGGCATCTACCTCTCCCCGCCCGAGAACGCGCTGGTCCTGGCGGTGGACGAGAAGTCGCAGATACAGGCCCTGGACCGGACCCAGCCAGTGCTGCCGATGGCCCCGGCCACGCCGGCGAAGATGACCCACGACTACGTCCGGCACGGCACGACCAGCCTGTTCGCGGCCCTGGACATCGCCTCCGGCTCGGTCATCGCCCAGCACTACCGCCGCCATCGCCACCAGGAGTTCCTCCGTTTCCTGAAGGTCATCGACGCCGCCGTCCCCAAGAACCTCGAACTCCACCTGATCCTGGACAACTACGCCACCCACAAAACCGAGCCGGTCAAGAAGTGGCTGCTGCGGCACCCCCGCTTCCACCTGCACTTCACCCCCACCTCCGCCTCATGGCTCAACCTCGTCGAGCGCTGGTTCGCCGAACTGACCTGCCGCAAACTCCGCCGCTCGGCTCACCGCAGCGTCGTCGAGCTCGAACGCGACATCCGCCGCTGGATCAACGAGTGGAACAAGAACCCCAAGCCGTTCATCTGGACGAAGACCGCCGACGACATCCTCGACACCCTCGCCGCATACTGCACACGAATTAACGACTCAGGACACTAG
- a CDS encoding DUF6879 family protein, with product MATAVRECLAKAQRSAMHLEMRDSYMRDDPEFIRWQEGHRYDPADRDSWWRSWLDVVAETTGRGVAMRRLRIVSEPLSDYVRYEYDGTFTNVAAGEDVRWLPRSRARDLLLPALDGWVMDEETVILHHFSGDGQWTGPRMEVLHDPALAAQYVSAYEAAWERAIPHAEYRPA from the coding sequence GTGGCAACAGCGGTACGTGAATGCCTCGCGAAGGCGCAGCGCTCGGCGATGCACCTTGAGATGCGGGACAGCTACATGCGGGATGACCCGGAGTTCATCCGTTGGCAGGAAGGGCACCGGTACGACCCTGCCGACCGTGACTCGTGGTGGCGCTCGTGGCTGGACGTGGTGGCTGAGACGACGGGCCGGGGTGTTGCCATGCGCCGTCTTCGGATTGTCTCCGAGCCCCTGAGCGACTACGTGCGGTACGAGTACGACGGCACCTTTACGAACGTCGCAGCCGGCGAGGACGTCCGTTGGTTGCCGCGCTCGCGGGCGCGTGATCTGCTGCTCCCCGCGCTGGACGGGTGGGTCATGGATGAGGAAACCGTGATCCTCCACCATTTCAGCGGCGATGGTCAGTGGACCGGTCCGCGCATGGAAGTCCTGCACGATCCGGCATTGGCAGCGCAGTACGTCAGCGCGTACGAGGCAGCGTGGGAGCGCGCGATTCCTCACGCGGAGTACCGGCCCGCCTGA